A genomic segment from Acidobacteriota bacterium encodes:
- a CDS encoding ABC transporter ATP-binding protein, translating into MKIDVRNLTKRFGTNTVLRDLSLTVSEGEFFFILGPSGCGKTTLLRILAGFESPTAGEVDFEGESILQVPPHKRNIGMVFQNYALWPHMDVSTNVRFGLDMRSISSAEAKERVTEALEMVHLEDLGKRMPNQLSGGQQQRVALARALVTRPGLLLLDEPLSNLDAKLRMEMRDELNRVQKSTGITAIYVTHDQKEALSMADRMIILRDGVIMQEGNPFSVYRRPRSVFVAGFMGETNFIEGTLSAQDETHLVVRSPLGDIRSKRRTLSFADGEDVVVSVRPESIRLAYDGMNNVGARFDGLVDAHVFMGEFEHFWLRAGACRVKMLLTNPPPGLHKEGTELRLAVKDEDIVVLKREGDTP; encoded by the coding sequence ATGAAGATCGACGTCCGGAACCTCACCAAGCGCTTCGGGACCAACACGGTCCTGAGGGACCTTTCCCTCACGGTGTCCGAAGGGGAGTTCTTCTTCATCCTGGGGCCCTCCGGCTGCGGAAAGACCACCCTCCTGCGCATCCTTGCCGGCTTCGAGAGCCCGACCGCCGGGGAAGTGGACTTCGAGGGGGAGTCGATTCTCCAGGTCCCGCCCCACAAGCGGAACATCGGCATGGTCTTCCAGAACTACGCCCTCTGGCCCCACATGGACGTGTCCACGAATGTCCGCTTCGGCCTCGACATGCGCAGCATCTCCTCGGCGGAAGCGAAGGAGCGGGTGACGGAAGCCCTGGAGATGGTCCACCTCGAGGACCTGGGGAAACGGATGCCCAACCAGCTCTCCGGCGGGCAGCAGCAGCGGGTGGCCCTGGCCCGGGCCCTGGTGACGCGCCCGGGGCTGCTGCTGCTGGACGAACCGCTTTCCAACCTCGACGCCAAGCTCCGGATGGAGATGCGCGACGAACTCAACCGCGTGCAGAAGTCCACGGGCATCACCGCCATCTACGTGACCCACGACCAGAAGGAGGCCCTCTCCATGGCCGACCGCATGATCATCCTGCGGGACGGGGTCATCATGCAGGAGGGGAACCCCTTCAGCGTCTACCGCCGCCCCCGTTCCGTCTTCGTGGCGGGATTCATGGGGGAGACCAACTTCATCGAGGGGACCCTGTCGGCCCAGGACGAGACCCACCTGGTCGTGCGCTCGCCCCTGGGGGACATCCGGTCGAAGCGCCGAACCCTCAGCTTCGCCGACGGGGAGGACGTCGTCGTCTCGGTCCGGCCGGAGTCCATCCGGCTGGCCTACGACGGGATGAACAACGTCGGCGCCCGGTTCGACGGCCTCGTGGACGCCCACGTCTTCATGGGGGAATTCGAGCACTTCTGGCTGAGGGCGGGGGCGTGCCGGGTGAAGATGCTCCTGACCAACCCGCCCCCGGGCCTTCACAAGGAGGGGACCGAGCTGCGCCTCGCGGTCAAGGACGAGGACATCGTGGTCCTCAAGCGGGAAGGGGACACCCCATGA
- a CDS encoding iron ABC transporter permease — protein MRLPHWIAVGLIGAFLFVFMIWPVLYVFFRSFFIGGKVDFYYFTLIFTNDIYRASLVNSLTIGAAVTVLTVLISLPLAYIFNNYRFPGSRFLQSLILVPLIMPPFVGAMGLKNLFAEHGAINLFLQQVGILGAKDTIYWYGLGGGLFGAVLMQALCLYPIMYLNLTAAMANIDPSLEESAMSCGASRWTVLRRVTLPLMVPGFFAGATIVFIWAFTDLGTPLMFNLQQTVPVQIFNNVKNVSENDLGYAMVVIMVLVSVAFFVLSKRMVGRKRYEMLARGHVTGRERKARPVQTVVFLGVILILLFIALLPHISVFFLSASQSWSNTVLPQGFTAENYKEVFTNPQTSVSIKNSLFYSLLSTVLDIVLGIFIAWLLTRKRFKGSGLLDALVMVPLTLPGIVLAFGYLTTFSGTFLDPRFDPTLLLVLSYGIRRLPYMVRSAYAGFQQTSVTLEEAAQSLGAKSSVVMRRITLPLIGGNLIAGMLLCFSYAMVEVSDSLILAWDPDYYPITKAIYDLTESSSSGLACALGMVGMGVLTLAILVAGCILGKKMGELFRTG, from the coding sequence ATGCGCCTGCCCCACTGGATCGCCGTGGGGCTCATCGGCGCCTTCCTCTTCGTCTTCATGATCTGGCCGGTGCTCTACGTCTTCTTCCGCTCCTTCTTCATCGGGGGCAAGGTTGACTTTTACTACTTCACCCTGATCTTCACCAACGACATCTACCGCGCGTCCCTCGTCAACAGCCTCACCATCGGCGCCGCGGTGACGGTCCTGACCGTGCTGATCTCGCTGCCCCTCGCCTACATCTTCAACAACTACCGGTTCCCGGGCAGCCGGTTCCTCCAGAGCCTGATCCTGGTCCCGCTCATCATGCCGCCTTTCGTGGGCGCCATGGGGCTCAAGAACCTCTTCGCCGAGCACGGGGCCATCAACCTCTTCCTCCAGCAGGTCGGCATCCTGGGCGCGAAGGACACCATCTACTGGTACGGGCTCGGGGGCGGGCTCTTCGGGGCCGTGCTCATGCAGGCCCTCTGCCTCTACCCCATCATGTACCTCAACCTGACCGCCGCCATGGCCAACATCGACCCCTCCCTGGAGGAGTCGGCCATGAGCTGCGGCGCGTCCCGGTGGACCGTCCTGCGGCGGGTGACGCTGCCCCTCATGGTCCCCGGCTTCTTCGCCGGCGCCACCATCGTCTTCATCTGGGCCTTCACCGACCTGGGCACCCCCCTGATGTTCAACCTCCAGCAGACGGTGCCAGTCCAGATCTTCAACAACGTCAAGAATGTCAGCGAGAACGACCTCGGTTACGCCATGGTGGTCATCATGGTGCTCGTCTCGGTGGCCTTCTTCGTCCTCTCCAAGCGGATGGTGGGGCGGAAGCGCTACGAGATGCTGGCCCGGGGCCACGTGACGGGCCGGGAGCGGAAGGCCCGCCCCGTCCAGACCGTGGTCTTCCTCGGGGTCATCCTGATCCTTCTCTTCATCGCCCTGCTGCCCCACATCAGCGTGTTCTTCCTGTCGGCCTCGCAAAGCTGGTCCAACACGGTACTGCCCCAGGGCTTCACCGCGGAGAACTACAAGGAGGTCTTCACCAACCCCCAGACCTCCGTCTCCATCAAGAACAGCCTCTTCTACAGCCTCCTCAGCACGGTCCTGGACATTGTCCTGGGCATCTTCATCGCCTGGCTCCTCACCCGGAAACGCTTCAAGGGTTCGGGCCTCCTGGACGCCCTCGTGATGGTCCCCCTGACCCTGCCGGGGATCGTCCTCGCCTTCGGCTACCTCACCACCTTCAGCGGGACCTTCCTGGACCCGCGCTTCGACCCCACCCTGCTCCTGGTGCTCAGTTACGGCATCCGGCGGCTTCCCTACATGGTGCGTTCCGCCTACGCCGGCTTCCAGCAGACCAGCGTGACCCTCGAGGAGGCCGCCCAGAGCCTGGGGGCCAAATCCTCCGTGGTCATGCGGCGCATCACGCTCCCCCTCATCGGGGGCAACCTGATCGCCGGGATGCTCCTGTGCTTCTCCTATGCCATGGTGGAGGTGAGCGACAGTCTCATCCTGGCCTGGGACCCCGACTACTACCCCATCACCAAGGCCATCTACGACCTGACCGAGTCCTCGTCGTCGGGCCTGGCGTGCGCCCTGGGCATGGTGGGGATGGGGGTCCTGACCCTGGCCATCCTGGTCGCCGGCTGCATCCTCGGCAAGAAGATGGGCGAACTCTTCCGGACGGGCTGA
- a CDS encoding mechanosensitive ion channel family protein — protein sequence MDVNALLASLNATAISIGWKLLGAFVLWIAGRMLIKFAMRLLGGGMRAHGVEATLIRYIQSATNILLTLILVIAILEVFGVQTTTFAALLAGAGLAVGAAWSGLLSNFAGGAFLVILRPFKVGDFISAGGTLGTVEEIGLFVTTINTPDNLRTYIGNSKVLSDNIQNFTANPYRRVDITAQVSHAVDPRPVMERLAGALARIPNVLGKPGPDLKILAHTPTGCVIAVRPYCHNDHYWQVYFDTQQLIRDTLGAGGFPPPDLVVELNAAG from the coding sequence ATGGACGTCAACGCTCTGCTCGCCAGTCTCAACGCCACCGCCATCAGTATCGGCTGGAAGCTCCTGGGTGCATTTGTCCTGTGGATCGCCGGCCGGATGCTCATCAAATTCGCCATGCGCCTGCTGGGCGGGGGGATGCGCGCCCACGGCGTGGAGGCCACCCTCATCCGCTATATCCAGAGCGCCACCAACATCCTCCTCACCCTCATCCTGGTGATCGCCATCCTCGAGGTCTTCGGGGTGCAGACCACCACCTTCGCCGCGCTGCTTGCCGGTGCGGGCCTGGCCGTGGGGGCTGCCTGGAGCGGGTTGCTCTCCAACTTCGCCGGCGGCGCCTTCCTGGTGATCCTGCGTCCGTTCAAGGTGGGGGATTTCATCAGCGCCGGGGGGACCCTCGGAACCGTTGAGGAGATCGGCCTCTTCGTCACCACCATCAACACGCCGGACAACCTGCGAACCTACATCGGGAACAGCAAGGTCCTCTCCGACAATATCCAGAACTTCACGGCAAACCCCTACCGCCGCGTGGACATCACGGCACAAGTCTCCCACGCCGTGGACCCCCGCCCGGTCATGGAACGTCTCGCCGGCGCGCTGGCCCGGATCCCGAACGTCCTGGGAAAGCCCGGGCCGGACCTGAAGATCCTGGCGCACACCCCGACGGGGTGCGTCATCGCGGTCCGCCCCTACTGTCACAACGACCATTACTGGCAGGTCTACTTCGACACGCAGCAACTGATCCGCGACACCCTCGGCGCCGGCGGGTTCCCCCCGCCCGACCTCGTCGTCGAACTCAACGCCGCGGGGTAA
- a CDS encoding formylglycine-generating enzyme family protein encodes MKKAALLFTLGCLTAAAAFAATEVCIPHVTVAGGWTTVVKLYNPGYTTAQYTAQRYNAAGDPVGVELSGTLPERSWGSIGGSALAYEGFLRVTSAWNLLVKVEYRYADTPSVCEFFLDGATSTGWVLPNSSRSWMNYTGLAVVNTSASPATLTVQGWKNGAKVAPDFSRSLGPGEKFVALTDQLWTGVGYDDLDTLVVRCSTYLPAPVSITGNFAGDRHLFFAGQVEPHKGKPTDASPPPTASLGDPRAPAMINAWCSHVTAAGGWKTTVSLFNASGATGNYTYTTYDAQGNETGSFLMGSIPAMSWAEIPHTTLNYEGSLQVTGSDNVVVKSTYQFGDSPSVCEFYVSPNTAGNWVIPNSVRSWMNYTGLAFVNPTASTVQVSVEAWKNGRMVALPSRHNLAAHAKFVRLSEQLWTGIGYDDADTLVVRTSASIPAPISITGNSAGDRHLFFAAQAEPVNGQAADPVGPDPIVGALRFIPRGLFVQGSPAGEPCREDNENQFVHLLNTNLAAMETEVTRQMWADLRAVQPGLPADPSAVWLMQTLNYPVQQLKWHAAVLFANLLSLQNGLQRCYYKDWLMLIPVDASNYAEGTIYWRTDANGYRLPTEGEWEYMCRAGTSTPFWIAEPAYAASNCEDPLMEGYDQLETAGWFSANSSDRTHLCGYKAANPWGLFDVHGNVQEFCWDAHGAYPSGSQVDYRGPAFNTFHITRGGNWDQSARAMRSAQRSSLADYGSSNRIGFRLVRTLP; translated from the coding sequence ATGAAAAAAGCCGCACTCCTTTTCACCCTTGGGTGCTTGACCGCAGCTGCCGCCTTCGCCGCCACGGAAGTCTGCATCCCCCACGTCACTGTCGCCGGCGGCTGGACCACGGTAGTGAAGCTGTACAACCCGGGCTATACCACGGCACAGTACACCGCGCAGCGGTACAACGCGGCCGGCGACCCCGTGGGGGTCGAGCTGTCGGGGACGCTGCCGGAGCGCTCCTGGGGCTCGATCGGGGGAAGCGCCCTCGCCTACGAGGGCTTCCTGAGGGTCACTTCCGCCTGGAACCTCCTCGTCAAGGTGGAGTACCGCTACGCGGACACGCCCAGCGTCTGCGAGTTCTTCCTGGACGGGGCGACGTCCACGGGGTGGGTCCTCCCCAACTCCTCCCGAAGCTGGATGAACTACACCGGTCTCGCGGTGGTCAACACCAGCGCCTCGCCCGCCACGCTCACCGTCCAGGGGTGGAAGAACGGCGCCAAGGTGGCCCCGGACTTCAGCCGGTCCCTGGGCCCCGGGGAGAAGTTCGTCGCCCTGACCGACCAGCTCTGGACCGGCGTCGGCTATGACGACCTGGACACCCTGGTCGTCCGTTGCAGTACCTATCTCCCCGCACCTGTCAGCATCACCGGCAACTTCGCGGGCGATCGCCACCTCTTCTTTGCCGGCCAGGTGGAACCGCACAAGGGGAAACCCACCGACGCCTCCCCCCCACCGACGGCCTCCCTCGGCGACCCACGCGCACCGGCGATGATCAACGCCTGGTGCAGCCACGTCACGGCCGCCGGGGGGTGGAAGACCACGGTCTCCCTGTTCAACGCCAGCGGCGCAACCGGAAACTACACCTACACCACCTACGACGCCCAGGGCAACGAAACCGGCAGTTTTCTCATGGGTTCCATCCCCGCCATGTCCTGGGCGGAGATCCCCCACACCACCCTGAACTACGAGGGTTCCCTCCAGGTCACCGGGAGCGACAACGTGGTGGTGAAGTCCACCTACCAGTTCGGTGACTCCCCCAGTGTCTGCGAGTTCTACGTCTCCCCGAACACGGCCGGGAACTGGGTGATCCCCAACTCGGTCCGCTCGTGGATGAACTACACGGGGCTGGCCTTCGTGAACCCCACCGCCTCGACGGTCCAGGTGTCCGTCGAGGCCTGGAAGAACGGCCGGATGGTGGCGCTTCCCTCCCGGCACAACCTGGCGGCCCACGCCAAGTTTGTCCGCCTGTCGGAACAGCTCTGGACCGGGATCGGCTACGACGACGCGGACACCCTGGTGGTCCGAACGTCCGCATCCATCCCCGCCCCCATCAGCATCACCGGGAACAGCGCCGGCGACCGGCACCTCTTCTTTGCCGCCCAGGCCGAACCGGTCAACGGCCAGGCCGCCGACCCGGTGGGGCCCGATCCCATCGTCGGGGCCCTGCGTTTCATCCCCAGGGGTCTGTTCGTCCAGGGTTCCCCGGCGGGGGAACCCTGCCGGGAGGACAACGAGAACCAGTTCGTCCACCTTCTCAACACGAATCTCGCCGCCATGGAGACGGAGGTGACCCGGCAGATGTGGGCCGATCTCCGGGCCGTGCAACCCGGTTTGCCGGCCGACCCCAGCGCCGTCTGGCTCATGCAGACCCTGAACTACCCCGTCCAGCAGCTCAAGTGGCACGCCGCCGTCCTTTTCGCCAACCTCCTCTCGCTTCAGAACGGCCTTCAGCGGTGCTACTACAAGGACTGGCTGATGCTCATCCCCGTGGACGCCTCCAACTACGCGGAGGGGACCATCTACTGGCGGACCGACGCCAACGGCTACCGGCTCCCCACCGAGGGGGAGTGGGAGTACATGTGCCGTGCGGGGACCTCCACGCCGTTCTGGATCGCCGAGCCCGCCTACGCGGCCTCGAACTGCGAAGACCCCCTCATGGAAGGTTACGACCAACTGGAGACGGCGGGCTGGTTCAGCGCCAATTCGTCGGACCGGACGCACCTCTGCGGCTACAAGGCCGCCAACCCCTGGGGCCTCTTCGACGTTCACGGGAACGTCCAGGAATTCTGCTGGGACGCTCACGGCGCCTACCCTTCCGGCAGCCAGGTGGACTACCGCGGCCCGGCCTTCAACACCTTCCACATCACCCGGGGCGGCAACTGGGACCAGTCTGCCCGGGCAATGCGGTCGGCCCAGCGCTCCAGCCTCGCCGACTACGGTTCGAGCAACCGAATCGGCTTTCGCCTCGTCCGCACGCTGCCCTGA
- a CDS encoding SUMF1/EgtB/PvdO family nonheme iron enzyme — protein sequence MKTGLLIVSLFLVTTSAMAAINVWVPHVTNVGGWTTVIKMYNPGYTAAEFTAQKYDVAGNPVGAPMTGSWPERAWGEIGSSYLDHEGSVNIHSSWNYLVKVEYRYGSTPSVCEFFLSDYAIPGWILPTSARSWLDYTGLAVLNTDSLTTGLTVEGWKDGVKVAPDFHRDLASREKFVALSDQLWTGIGYSDLDTLVVRSTAIQAPMSITGNFAGDRHLFFAGQYEPIYGKPGDVPLSGQPPDADSAPESVTFWCAHVTAVGGWKTSVQLYNATSSTATYSYAKYDTEGHELGNFPLGLIPARAWAEIPHTVLNYEGTVQISGSDMVLAKSTYQFGDSPSVCEFYLSTKNETNWVIPNSVRSWMNYTGLALVNSTDAPIEVNLEAWKNGKMVAWPVRCNLAARSKYVNLSNQIWSGIDYNEVDTLIARSSSAITAPISITGNNAGDRHLFFAGQAEPDNGNAGDPVGPDPLIGPLRFIPRGLYVQGSPTSEPCRQSNETQFTHLINTKFAAMETEVSRRMWADLKTVQPTLPDDPSEVWLMQSLDYPVQNVSWNHAVLFANLLSVQNGFQPCYFKDFMMLVPVSASNYQTGATYWRSAATGYRLPTEGEWEYLCRAGTSTPFWIVEPAYSAANCGNTGETGYDQLETAAWFKANGAGKTNLCGFKAANPWGLCDVHGNVHEWCWDWFGTYPTGGQVDYHGPSSGEFGDYRVLRGGSWDQAAQNARSAYRGSINPAASSNLLGFRLVRTLP from the coding sequence ATGAAAACAGGGCTGTTGATCGTTTCACTGTTCCTCGTGACCACGTCGGCAATGGCCGCCATCAATGTCTGGGTCCCCCATGTCACCAACGTGGGGGGGTGGACGACGGTCATAAAGATGTACAACCCGGGTTACACCGCCGCCGAGTTCACCGCGCAGAAGTACGACGTCGCCGGCAACCCCGTCGGCGCCCCGATGACGGGCTCCTGGCCGGAACGCGCCTGGGGGGAGATCGGCAGCAGCTACCTCGACCACGAGGGGTCGGTGAACATCCACTCGTCGTGGAACTACCTCGTCAAGGTGGAATACCGTTACGGCAGCACTCCCAGCGTCTGCGAGTTCTTTCTGAGCGATTACGCCATCCCGGGGTGGATCCTTCCCACCTCCGCCCGGTCCTGGCTGGACTACACCGGCCTGGCGGTCCTTAACACCGACAGCCTGACCACCGGCCTCACCGTCGAGGGGTGGAAAGACGGAGTGAAGGTGGCGCCGGACTTTCACCGCGATCTGGCGTCCCGCGAGAAATTCGTCGCGCTGAGCGACCAGCTCTGGACCGGGATCGGCTACTCCGACCTGGACACGCTGGTTGTCCGTTCCACCGCCATCCAGGCGCCCATGAGCATCACGGGGAACTTCGCCGGCGACCGCCACCTGTTCTTCGCCGGGCAGTACGAGCCCATCTACGGGAAACCCGGCGACGTTCCGCTCTCCGGGCAGCCGCCGGACGCCGATTCCGCCCCGGAGTCGGTCACCTTCTGGTGCGCCCACGTGACGGCGGTTGGGGGCTGGAAAACCAGCGTCCAGCTCTACAACGCCACCTCGTCGACCGCCACTTATTCCTACGCGAAGTACGACACCGAGGGCCACGAACTGGGGAACTTCCCGCTGGGCCTGATCCCGGCCCGTGCCTGGGCCGAGATCCCCCACACCGTCCTGAATTACGAGGGGACGGTCCAGATCTCCGGAAGCGACATGGTATTGGCGAAATCTACCTACCAGTTCGGGGACTCGCCCAGCGTCTGCGAATTCTACCTTTCGACGAAAAACGAGACGAACTGGGTGATCCCCAACTCGGTTCGCTCGTGGATGAACTACACCGGGCTGGCCCTGGTCAATTCCACCGACGCCCCCATCGAGGTGAACCTCGAGGCCTGGAAGAACGGGAAGATGGTCGCCTGGCCCGTTCGCTGCAACCTCGCGGCGCGGTCGAAGTACGTCAACCTGTCCAACCAGATCTGGAGCGGAATCGATTACAACGAGGTGGACACCCTGATCGCCCGCTCCTCCTCCGCCATCACGGCCCCCATCAGCATCACCGGGAACAACGCCGGGGACCGCCACCTCTTCTTCGCCGGCCAGGCCGAGCCCGACAACGGCAATGCCGGCGACCCGGTCGGCCCCGACCCCCTCATCGGCCCCCTGCGATTCATCCCCCGGGGACTTTACGTCCAGGGCTCCCCGACCTCTGAACCCTGCCGGCAGAGCAACGAAACCCAGTTCACGCACCTCATCAACACGAAATTCGCCGCCATGGAGACCGAGGTGTCCCGGCGGATGTGGGCCGACCTGAAAACGGTCCAGCCGACCCTCCCGGACGACCCCAGCGAGGTGTGGCTGATGCAGTCCCTCGACTACCCCGTCCAGAACGTCTCCTGGAACCACGCGGTCCTCTTCGCCAACCTGCTCTCCGTCCAGAACGGTTTTCAACCCTGCTATTTCAAGGATTTCATGATGCTGGTCCCGGTGAGCGCCTCCAATTATCAGACCGGGGCGACCTACTGGAGGTCCGCCGCCACGGGCTACCGCCTCCCCACCGAAGGGGAGTGGGAATACCTGTGCCGGGCGGGCACCTCCACGCCCTTCTGGATCGTCGAGCCGGCCTACTCCGCCGCCAACTGCGGGAACACCGGGGAAACCGGGTACGATCAACTGGAGACGGCGGCCTGGTTCAAGGCCAACGGAGCCGGCAAGACCAACCTCTGCGGGTTCAAGGCCGCCAACCCCTGGGGGCTCTGCGACGTCCACGGAAATGTCCACGAGTGGTGCTGGGACTGGTTCGGCACCTACCCCACGGGCGGCCAGGTGGACTACCATGGGCCGTCGAGCGGCGAGTTCGGCGACTACCGGGTCCTCCGGGGCGGCTCGTGGGACCAGGCGGCGCAGAACGCACGGTCGGCCTACCGGGGTTCCATCAACCCTGCCGCGTCCAGCAACCTGCTCGGGTTCCGCCTGGTCCGCACGCTTCCATGA
- a CDS encoding ankyrin repeat domain-containing protein has protein sequence MTKTKRALSPVALLLASLALIWAPLRASDLHEAVKQGDVKAVEGMLQAKPDRLNQRDAYDRTPLFQAALSRQPAVFDLLLSAGADVNLPDREGFTPLHLAAFLGQDGWVGALLDRGAVMDTQTNVFGYAPLHAAARGGHLKCAERLLAKGVRLNLRDAEGNTPLALAATYGRGEMVGLLLSSGASPRDEDLAGSTPLHLAALAGCRDCVDRLLAGGAAVDPKNAYGNTPFQVAVREGQTAVAQALSAAGAKEGPAAPPPPGRPYLGQKRPGTTPVLFAPGIVSTERRELNSVFTPDGREFYFTIRTPKGQWRIMVMKRRGGRWTLPETASFSGVYSDADLFFSPDGRKLWFCSNRPRTGQGDAEKDYDIWAAERAGDGWSQPVNLGPPVNSREDEFYPTVSRDGTLYFQTTRADSRGVRDLYCARFVDGAFLEPENLGDAVNSREMESDALVSPGGEWIVFSVNRPGGRGQGDLYLSRRDRSGSWSAPVNLGDRVNSAANENCPALSPDGKYLFFTRGGDIYWADARVLDQKGE, from the coding sequence ATGACAAAGACGAAGCGGGCCCTCTCCCCTGTGGCCCTTCTCCTGGCGTCCCTGGCGCTGATCTGGGCCCCGCTCCGCGCTTCGGACCTTCACGAGGCCGTGAAGCAGGGGGATGTGAAGGCCGTTGAAGGGATGCTCCAGGCCAAACCGGACCGGCTGAACCAGCGGGACGCCTATGACCGGACCCCGCTGTTCCAGGCGGCCCTGTCACGGCAGCCGGCGGTCTTCGATCTCCTGCTCTCGGCGGGTGCCGACGTCAACCTCCCCGACCGGGAAGGCTTCACCCCCCTCCATCTGGCCGCCTTCCTCGGCCAGGACGGCTGGGTGGGGGCACTCCTGGACCGGGGTGCGGTTATGGACACGCAAACCAACGTCTTCGGCTACGCGCCCCTGCATGCCGCGGCCCGAGGGGGGCACCTCAAGTGCGCCGAACGCCTCCTGGCGAAGGGGGTCCGCCTCAACCTGCGGGATGCCGAGGGGAACACCCCGCTGGCCCTGGCCGCCACTTACGGGCGCGGGGAAATGGTCGGGCTCCTGCTTTCAAGCGGTGCCTCCCCTCGCGACGAGGACCTGGCGGGCAGCACGCCCCTCCATCTCGCCGCCCTGGCCGGGTGCCGGGACTGCGTCGACCGGCTGCTCGCCGGCGGCGCCGCGGTGGACCCGAAGAACGCCTACGGGAACACCCCGTTCCAGGTGGCCGTCCGGGAAGGTCAAACCGCGGTCGCACAAGCGCTTTCTGCGGCCGGAGCCAAAGAAGGCCCCGCGGCGCCCCCGCCCCCCGGACGGCCGTACCTGGGCCAGAAGCGACCGGGGACCACGCCGGTGCTGTTCGCCCCCGGGATCGTCTCCACGGAGCGGCGGGAACTCAACTCGGTCTTCACGCCGGACGGGAGGGAATTCTACTTCACCATCCGGACGCCGAAGGGGCAGTGGCGAATCATGGTCATGAAACGCCGGGGCGGCCGGTGGACCCTGCCGGAGACCGCCTCTTTCTCCGGCGTTTACAGCGATGCGGATCTCTTCTTCTCCCCCGACGGCCGAAAACTCTGGTTCTGCTCGAACCGTCCCCGGACCGGCCAGGGCGACGCGGAGAAGGACTACGACATCTGGGCGGCGGAACGGGCGGGGGACGGCTGGTCCCAACCCGTCAACCTCGGCCCCCCCGTGAACTCGAGAGAGGATGAGTTCTACCCCACCGTCTCCCGGGACGGCACCCTCTACTTCCAGACCACCCGGGCGGACTCGCGGGGCGTCCGGGACCTCTATTGCGCCCGCTTCGTCGATGGCGCCTTCCTCGAGCCGGAGAACCTCGGCGACGCCGTCAACAGCCGGGAGATGGAGTCGGACGCCCTCGTCTCCCCCGGCGGGGAATGGATCGTCTTCTCCGTCAACCGGCCGGGCGGCCGCGGCCAGGGGGACCTGTACCTGAGCCGCCGGGACCGGAGCGGCTCCTGGTCCGCGCCCGTGAACCTCGGGGACCGGGTCAACAGCGCGGCCAACGAGAACTGCCCCGCCCTGTCGCCGGACGGCAAGTACCTGTTCTTCACCCGCGGCGGGGACATCTACTGGGCCGACGCCAGGGTCCTCGACCAAAAGGGTGAGTAG
- a CDS encoding class I SAM-dependent methyltransferase, producing the protein MPSVTENQALWGGTYDWSGAGDEWSARWGSTEMQWYGAIYPRIQAFLPVDTLLEVAPGFGRWTQYLKAHCRRLVLVDLSEKCIAACRERFRGDARLEYHVNDGKSLAGVDDDSVDFVFSFDSLVHVDLGVLRAYLGETARTLRKDGAGFIHHSNLGEHAGYHAFLRRIPRGKRTLDRLGLIDDVTPHWRDPGVTAAGFAAAAREAGLSCVGQEKVNWLCRRLIDCFSVIARPGSRWDRPNRVRENPGFMREATALARLAGLYGTSSFQP; encoded by the coding sequence ATGCCGAGTGTGACGGAAAACCAGGCGCTGTGGGGCGGGACCTACGACTGGAGCGGGGCGGGGGACGAGTGGTCCGCCCGATGGGGGAGCACGGAGATGCAGTGGTACGGGGCGATCTATCCCCGGATCCAGGCTTTCCTGCCGGTGGACACCCTCCTGGAGGTCGCCCCGGGCTTCGGCCGATGGACGCAGTACCTCAAGGCCCACTGCCGGCGACTGGTCCTGGTGGACCTGTCGGAGAAGTGCATCGCGGCGTGCCGGGAGCGTTTCCGGGGCGACGCCCGCCTCGAATACCACGTCAACGACGGGAAGTCCCTGGCCGGGGTCGATGACGACAGCGTGGACTTCGTCTTCAGCTTCGACTCCCTGGTCCACGTGGACCTGGGCGTCCTGCGGGCCTACCTGGGGGAAACCGCCCGCACGCTGCGGAAGGACGGGGCCGGGTTCATCCACCACTCCAACCTGGGCGAGCACGCGGGTTACCACGCTTTTCTCCGGCGGATCCCGCGGGGGAAGCGCACCCTGGACCGTCTCGGCCTCATCGACGACGTCACCCCCCACTGGCGCGACCCCGGCGTCACCGCCGCGGGTTTCGCGGCCGCCGCCCGGGAGGCGGGGCTGTCCTGCGTCGGCCAGGAGAAGGTGAACTGGCTCTGCCGGCGCCTCATCGACTGCTTCAGTGTCATCGCCCGTCCGGGTTCCCGGTGGGACCGCCCCAACCGCGTGAGGGAAAACCCCGGCTTCATGCGCGAGGCCACCGCCCTCGCCCGCCTGGCCGGGCTCTACGGGACGTCTTCCTTCCAGCCTTGA